Proteins encoded together in one Lathyrus oleraceus cultivar Zhongwan6 chromosome 5, CAAS_Psat_ZW6_1.0, whole genome shotgun sequence window:
- the LOC127080663 gene encoding probable amino acid permease 7 produces MDAKNSLQITRIESVAYDDDGRAKRTGNVKSAVAHIITAVIGSGVLSLAWSIAQLGWIGGPIALISCAMATYISSFLLSDCYRNPDPVTGKRNYSYIDAVRVNLGMKRTYVAGFLQFLSLYGTCVAYVITTAISMRAIMRSNCYHKKGRDAPCSYGGNLYMMLFGLVQIVMSFIPDLHNMTWVSVVAAIMSFSYSIIGLGLGIATVIKNGRFLGSLKGVQTANVADKIWLIFQAIGDISFSYPYPMLLLEIQDTLESPPSENRTMKKASVISISITTFFYLCCGCFGYAAFGNAAPGNLLTGFGFYEPYWLIDFANVCIIIHLVGGYQIYSQPIYSTADRWCSKKFPKSGFVNDFRRVKLPLLPAFEVNLYRFCFRTTYVISTTGLAILFPYFNQVLGVLGGINFWPLAIYFPVEMYFVQMKIGAWTGKWIALRIFSFACFLVTIVGLIGSFEGIVRAKLSGKSH; encoded by the exons ATGGATGCGAAAAATTCTCTACAAATAACAAGAATAGAATCTGTTGCTTATGATGATGATGGACGTGCCAAAAGAACTG GAAATGTGAAGAGTGCTGTGGCTCATATCATTACCGCGGTTATTGGGTCTGGTGTTTTGTCGTTGGCATGGAGTATTGCTCAATTAGGATGGATTGGAGGGCCAATTGCCTTGATTTCTTGTGCAATGGCTACCTatatttcttcatttcttttgTCTGATTGTTACAGAAATCCTGACCCGGTGACTGGGAAAAGAAACTACTCTTACATTGATGCTGTTAGAGTCAATCTTG GTATGAAAAGGACATACGTGGCTGGTTTCCTTCAATTCTTGAGCTTGTATGGGACTTGCGTTGCCTATGTAATTACCACAGCAATCAGTATGAG GGCTATTATGAGATCAAATTGTTATCACAAGAAAGGGCGCGATGCTCCTTGTAGTTACGGCGGAAATTTGTATATGATGCTGTTTGGACTTGTTCAGATTGTTATGTCATTCATACCGGATCTCCATAACATGACTTGGGTTTCAGTTGTTGCGGCAATAATGTCTTTTTCATACTCAATCATTGGACTAGGACTCGGTATAGCAACAGTCATAA AAAATGGAAGATTTCTGGGAAGTTTGAAAGGAGTACAAACTGCTAATGTTGCTGACAAAATCTGGTTAATCTTCCAGGCAATTGGTGACATTAGCTTTTCCTATCCATACCCAATGCTCCTTCTTGAGATACAG GACACTTTGGAGTCTCCTCCATCAGAGAATCGAACCATGAAAAAGGCCTCCGTGATTTCAATCTCCATTACGACATTCTTCTACCTATGCTGTGGATGCTTTGGATATGCAGCTTTTGGAAATGCTGCACCAGGAAATCTATTGACAGGGTTTGGATTTTACGAGCCTTATTGGCTTATAGACTTTGCCAATGTTTGCATTATCATTCATTTGGTTGGAGGATATCAGATATACAGTCAACCAATATATAGTACTGCTGATAGATGGTGTTCCAAAAAATTTCCCAAGAGTGGCTTTGTGAATGATTTTCGCAGAGTGAAACTTCCTCTATTACCTGCTTTTGAGGTAAATCTTTACAGGTTTTGTTTTAGAACAACCTACGTGATTTCAACCACTGGACTTGCAATTTTATTCCCTTACTTCAACCAAGTTCTTGGAGTATTAGGAGGCATAAATTTCTGGCCATTGGCTATATATTTCCCAGTTGAGATGTACTTTGTACAGATGAAAATTGGAGCTTGGACTGGAAAATGGATTGCTCTCAGAATATTTAGCTTTGCATGCTTTCTTGTAACAATCGTAGGATTAATTGGTTCGTTTGAAGGAATCGTTCGGGCTAAACTCAGCGGAAAAAGTCATTGA